One segment of Podarcis muralis chromosome 17, rPodMur119.hap1.1, whole genome shotgun sequence DNA contains the following:
- the ELAVL3 gene encoding ELAV-like protein 3 isoform X3, with protein sequence MVTQIISTMETQVSNGPTSNSSLPNGPLISANGATDDSKTNLIVNYLPQNMTQEEFKSLFGSIGEIESCKLVRDKITGQSLGYGFVNYVDSNDADKAINTLNGLKLQTKTIKVSYARPSSASIRDANLYVSGLPKTMSQKEMEQLFSQYGRIITSRILVDQVTGVSRGVGFIRFDKRIEAEEAIKGLNGQKPLGASEPITVKFANNPSQKTGQALLTHLYQTTARRYTGPLHHQTQRFRLDNLLNMAYGVKRFSPITIDSMTSLAGVNLTGASSAGWCIFVYNLSPEADESVLWQLFGPFGAVTNVKVIRDFTTNKCKGFGFVTMTNYDEAAMAIASLNGYRLGDRILQVSFKTSKQHKA encoded by the exons CAGATAATCAGCACAATGGAGACCCAAGTGTCCAATGGTCCCACAAGCAACAGTTCCCTCCCCAATGGGCCACTGATTAGTGCCAACGGCGCCACTGATGACTCCAAAACTAACCTCATAGTCAACTACCTACCCCAGAACATGACACAGGAAGAATTCAAGAGCCTCTTTGGAAGTATTGGAGAGATTGAATCGTGCAAGCTGGTTAGAGACAAAATCACAG GGCAGAGCTTAGGCTACGGCTTTGTCAATTATGTTGACTCCAACGATGCTGATAAAGCAATCAACACGTTGAATGGGCTCAAACTACAGACAAAAACAATCAAG GTGTCCTACGCCCGGCCTAGCTCAGCCTCCATCCGTGATGCCAATCTCTACGTGAGCGGCCTACCCAAGACGATGAGCCAGAAAGAGATGGAGCAGCTGTTCTCGCAGTATGGGCGCATCATCACCTCCCGCATCCTTGTCGATCAGGTCACAG GTGTCTCTAGAGGAGTCGGTTTCATCCGCTTCGACAAGAGGATAGAAGCTGAGGAGGCCATCAAGGGGCTGAACGGGCAGAAACCCCTGGGCGCCAGCGAACCCATCACAGTCAAGTTTGCCAACAACCCCAGCCAGAAGACAGGACAAGCCTTGCTCACGCATCTGTACCAGACCACAGCTCGACGGTACACGGGACCTTTGCACCACCAGACTCAGCGATTCAG GCTCGACAATTTGCTAAACATGGCATACGGCGTCAAGAG GTTCTCTCCCATCACGATCGACAGCATGACCAGCCTGGCGGGAGTCAACCTGACAGGGGCCTCCAGTGCCGGCTGGTGCATCTTTGTGTACAACCTCTCCCCAGAGGCCGATGAGAGTGTCCTGTGGCAGCTCTTTGGGCCTTTTGGAGCAGTCACCAACGTCAAAGTGATCCGCGACTTCACCACCAACAAGTGCAAGGGCTTTGGCTTTGTCACCATGACCAACTACGACGAAGCAGCCATGGCCATCGCCAGCCTCAATGGCTACCGACTGGGCGACCGAATTCTCCAGGTTTCCTTCAAGACCAGTAAGCAACACAAGGCATGA
- the ELAVL3 gene encoding ELAV-like protein 3 isoform X5, translating to MVTQIISTMETQVSNGPTSNSSLPNGPLISANGATDDSKTNLIVNYLPQNMTQEEFKSLFGSIGEIESCKLVRDKITGQSLGYGFVNYVDSNDADKAINTLNGLKLQTKTIKVSYARPSSASIRDANLYVSGLPKTMSQKEMEQLFSQYGRIITSRILVDQVTGVSRGVGFIRFDKRIEAEEAIKGLNGQKPLGASEPITVKFANNPSQKTGQALLTHLYQTTARRYTGPLHHQTQRFRFSPITIDSMTSLAGVNLTGASSAGWCIFVYNLSPEADESVLWQLFGPFGAVTNVKVIRDFTTNKCKGFGFVTMTNYDEAAMAIASLNGYRLGDRILQVSFKTSKQHKA from the exons CAGATAATCAGCACAATGGAGACCCAAGTGTCCAATGGTCCCACAAGCAACAGTTCCCTCCCCAATGGGCCACTGATTAGTGCCAACGGCGCCACTGATGACTCCAAAACTAACCTCATAGTCAACTACCTACCCCAGAACATGACACAGGAAGAATTCAAGAGCCTCTTTGGAAGTATTGGAGAGATTGAATCGTGCAAGCTGGTTAGAGACAAAATCACAG GGCAGAGCTTAGGCTACGGCTTTGTCAATTATGTTGACTCCAACGATGCTGATAAAGCAATCAACACGTTGAATGGGCTCAAACTACAGACAAAAACAATCAAG GTGTCCTACGCCCGGCCTAGCTCAGCCTCCATCCGTGATGCCAATCTCTACGTGAGCGGCCTACCCAAGACGATGAGCCAGAAAGAGATGGAGCAGCTGTTCTCGCAGTATGGGCGCATCATCACCTCCCGCATCCTTGTCGATCAGGTCACAG GTGTCTCTAGAGGAGTCGGTTTCATCCGCTTCGACAAGAGGATAGAAGCTGAGGAGGCCATCAAGGGGCTGAACGGGCAGAAACCCCTGGGCGCCAGCGAACCCATCACAGTCAAGTTTGCCAACAACCCCAGCCAGAAGACAGGACAAGCCTTGCTCACGCATCTGTACCAGACCACAGCTCGACGGTACACGGGACCTTTGCACCACCAGACTCAGCGATTCAG GTTCTCTCCCATCACGATCGACAGCATGACCAGCCTGGCGGGAGTCAACCTGACAGGGGCCTCCAGTGCCGGCTGGTGCATCTTTGTGTACAACCTCTCCCCAGAGGCCGATGAGAGTGTCCTGTGGCAGCTCTTTGGGCCTTTTGGAGCAGTCACCAACGTCAAAGTGATCCGCGACTTCACCACCAACAAGTGCAAGGGCTTTGGCTTTGTCACCATGACCAACTACGACGAAGCAGCCATGGCCATCGCCAGCCTCAATGGCTACCGACTGGGCGACCGAATTCTCCAGGTTTCCTTCAAGACCAGTAAGCAACACAAGGCATGA
- the ELAVL3 gene encoding ELAV-like protein 3 isoform X2: protein MVTIISTMETQVSNGPTSNSSLPNGPLISANGATDDSKTNLIVNYLPQNMTQEEFKSLFGSIGEIESCKLVRDKITGQSLGYGFVNYVDSNDADKAINTLNGLKLQTKTIKVSYARPSSASIRDANLYVSGLPKTMSQKEMEQLFSQYGRIITSRILVDQVTGVSRGVGFIRFDKRIEAEEAIKGLNGQKPLGASEPITVKFANNPSQKTGQALLTHLYQTTARRYTGPLHHQTQRFRLDNLLNMAYGVKSPLSLISRFSPITIDSMTSLAGVNLTGASSAGWCIFVYNLSPEADESVLWQLFGPFGAVTNVKVIRDFTTNKCKGFGFVTMTNYDEAAMAIASLNGYRLGDRILQVSFKTSKQHKA, encoded by the exons ATAATCAGCACAATGGAGACCCAAGTGTCCAATGGTCCCACAAGCAACAGTTCCCTCCCCAATGGGCCACTGATTAGTGCCAACGGCGCCACTGATGACTCCAAAACTAACCTCATAGTCAACTACCTACCCCAGAACATGACACAGGAAGAATTCAAGAGCCTCTTTGGAAGTATTGGAGAGATTGAATCGTGCAAGCTGGTTAGAGACAAAATCACAG GGCAGAGCTTAGGCTACGGCTTTGTCAATTATGTTGACTCCAACGATGCTGATAAAGCAATCAACACGTTGAATGGGCTCAAACTACAGACAAAAACAATCAAG GTGTCCTACGCCCGGCCTAGCTCAGCCTCCATCCGTGATGCCAATCTCTACGTGAGCGGCCTACCCAAGACGATGAGCCAGAAAGAGATGGAGCAGCTGTTCTCGCAGTATGGGCGCATCATCACCTCCCGCATCCTTGTCGATCAGGTCACAG GTGTCTCTAGAGGAGTCGGTTTCATCCGCTTCGACAAGAGGATAGAAGCTGAGGAGGCCATCAAGGGGCTGAACGGGCAGAAACCCCTGGGCGCCAGCGAACCCATCACAGTCAAGTTTGCCAACAACCCCAGCCAGAAGACAGGACAAGCCTTGCTCACGCATCTGTACCAGACCACAGCTCGACGGTACACGGGACCTTTGCACCACCAGACTCAGCGATTCAG GCTCGACAATTTGCTAAACATGGCATACGGCGTCAAGAG TCCTCTCTCCTTGATCTCCAGGTTCTCTCCCATCACGATCGACAGCATGACCAGCCTGGCGGGAGTCAACCTGACAGGGGCCTCCAGTGCCGGCTGGTGCATCTTTGTGTACAACCTCTCCCCAGAGGCCGATGAGAGTGTCCTGTGGCAGCTCTTTGGGCCTTTTGGAGCAGTCACCAACGTCAAAGTGATCCGCGACTTCACCACCAACAAGTGCAAGGGCTTTGGCTTTGTCACCATGACCAACTACGACGAAGCAGCCATGGCCATCGCCAGCCTCAATGGCTACCGACTGGGCGACCGAATTCTCCAGGTTTCCTTCAAGACCAGTAAGCAACACAAGGCATGA
- the ELAVL3 gene encoding ELAV-like protein 3 isoform X1 has translation MVTQIISTMETQVSNGPTSNSSLPNGPLISANGATDDSKTNLIVNYLPQNMTQEEFKSLFGSIGEIESCKLVRDKITGQSLGYGFVNYVDSNDADKAINTLNGLKLQTKTIKVSYARPSSASIRDANLYVSGLPKTMSQKEMEQLFSQYGRIITSRILVDQVTGVSRGVGFIRFDKRIEAEEAIKGLNGQKPLGASEPITVKFANNPSQKTGQALLTHLYQTTARRYTGPLHHQTQRFRLDNLLNMAYGVKSPLSLISRFSPITIDSMTSLAGVNLTGASSAGWCIFVYNLSPEADESVLWQLFGPFGAVTNVKVIRDFTTNKCKGFGFVTMTNYDEAAMAIASLNGYRLGDRILQVSFKTSKQHKA, from the exons CAGATAATCAGCACAATGGAGACCCAAGTGTCCAATGGTCCCACAAGCAACAGTTCCCTCCCCAATGGGCCACTGATTAGTGCCAACGGCGCCACTGATGACTCCAAAACTAACCTCATAGTCAACTACCTACCCCAGAACATGACACAGGAAGAATTCAAGAGCCTCTTTGGAAGTATTGGAGAGATTGAATCGTGCAAGCTGGTTAGAGACAAAATCACAG GGCAGAGCTTAGGCTACGGCTTTGTCAATTATGTTGACTCCAACGATGCTGATAAAGCAATCAACACGTTGAATGGGCTCAAACTACAGACAAAAACAATCAAG GTGTCCTACGCCCGGCCTAGCTCAGCCTCCATCCGTGATGCCAATCTCTACGTGAGCGGCCTACCCAAGACGATGAGCCAGAAAGAGATGGAGCAGCTGTTCTCGCAGTATGGGCGCATCATCACCTCCCGCATCCTTGTCGATCAGGTCACAG GTGTCTCTAGAGGAGTCGGTTTCATCCGCTTCGACAAGAGGATAGAAGCTGAGGAGGCCATCAAGGGGCTGAACGGGCAGAAACCCCTGGGCGCCAGCGAACCCATCACAGTCAAGTTTGCCAACAACCCCAGCCAGAAGACAGGACAAGCCTTGCTCACGCATCTGTACCAGACCACAGCTCGACGGTACACGGGACCTTTGCACCACCAGACTCAGCGATTCAG GCTCGACAATTTGCTAAACATGGCATACGGCGTCAAGAG TCCTCTCTCCTTGATCTCCAGGTTCTCTCCCATCACGATCGACAGCATGACCAGCCTGGCGGGAGTCAACCTGACAGGGGCCTCCAGTGCCGGCTGGTGCATCTTTGTGTACAACCTCTCCCCAGAGGCCGATGAGAGTGTCCTGTGGCAGCTCTTTGGGCCTTTTGGAGCAGTCACCAACGTCAAAGTGATCCGCGACTTCACCACCAACAAGTGCAAGGGCTTTGGCTTTGTCACCATGACCAACTACGACGAAGCAGCCATGGCCATCGCCAGCCTCAATGGCTACCGACTGGGCGACCGAATTCTCCAGGTTTCCTTCAAGACCAGTAAGCAACACAAGGCATGA
- the ELAVL3 gene encoding ELAV-like protein 3 isoform X4, whose amino-acid sequence MVTQIISTMETQVSNGPTSNSSLPNGPLISANGATDDSKTNLIVNYLPQNMTQEEFKSLFGSIGEIESCKLVRDKITGQSLGYGFVNYVDSNDADKAINTLNGLKLQTKTIKVSYARPSSASIRDANLYVSGLPKTMSQKEMEQLFSQYGRIITSRILVDQVTGVSRGVGFIRFDKRIEAEEAIKGLNGQKPLGASEPITVKFANNPSQKTGQALLTHLYQTTARRYTGPLHHQTQRFSPLSLISRFSPITIDSMTSLAGVNLTGASSAGWCIFVYNLSPEADESVLWQLFGPFGAVTNVKVIRDFTTNKCKGFGFVTMTNYDEAAMAIASLNGYRLGDRILQVSFKTSKQHKA is encoded by the exons CAGATAATCAGCACAATGGAGACCCAAGTGTCCAATGGTCCCACAAGCAACAGTTCCCTCCCCAATGGGCCACTGATTAGTGCCAACGGCGCCACTGATGACTCCAAAACTAACCTCATAGTCAACTACCTACCCCAGAACATGACACAGGAAGAATTCAAGAGCCTCTTTGGAAGTATTGGAGAGATTGAATCGTGCAAGCTGGTTAGAGACAAAATCACAG GGCAGAGCTTAGGCTACGGCTTTGTCAATTATGTTGACTCCAACGATGCTGATAAAGCAATCAACACGTTGAATGGGCTCAAACTACAGACAAAAACAATCAAG GTGTCCTACGCCCGGCCTAGCTCAGCCTCCATCCGTGATGCCAATCTCTACGTGAGCGGCCTACCCAAGACGATGAGCCAGAAAGAGATGGAGCAGCTGTTCTCGCAGTATGGGCGCATCATCACCTCCCGCATCCTTGTCGATCAGGTCACAG GTGTCTCTAGAGGAGTCGGTTTCATCCGCTTCGACAAGAGGATAGAAGCTGAGGAGGCCATCAAGGGGCTGAACGGGCAGAAACCCCTGGGCGCCAGCGAACCCATCACAGTCAAGTTTGCCAACAACCCCAGCCAGAAGACAGGACAAGCCTTGCTCACGCATCTGTACCAGACCACAGCTCGACGGTACACGGGACCTTTGCACCACCAGACTCAGCGATTCAG TCCTCTCTCCTTGATCTCCAGGTTCTCTCCCATCACGATCGACAGCATGACCAGCCTGGCGGGAGTCAACCTGACAGGGGCCTCCAGTGCCGGCTGGTGCATCTTTGTGTACAACCTCTCCCCAGAGGCCGATGAGAGTGTCCTGTGGCAGCTCTTTGGGCCTTTTGGAGCAGTCACCAACGTCAAAGTGATCCGCGACTTCACCACCAACAAGTGCAAGGGCTTTGGCTTTGTCACCATGACCAACTACGACGAAGCAGCCATGGCCATCGCCAGCCTCAATGGCTACCGACTGGGCGACCGAATTCTCCAGGTTTCCTTCAAGACCAGTAAGCAACACAAGGCATGA